The Toxorhynchites rutilus septentrionalis strain SRP chromosome 1, ASM2978413v1, whole genome shotgun sequence genome contains the following window.
CTCAACTGCCGTAGCTGGGCGCCAAGACCACTCAAATTAGTGGCCTAAATGGATTTTTCTCACTTTTATTGCTGCCCCACAACTATTGAACGAATCCCGCAAAggtaaccaaaacaaaacatcagCCGCCGCCCCATCAAAATCTTCATAAACGGCCCATGGCAAAAATATATTGATCGTTACGTAATTTTCTCACAGTTAACTAACTCGCTGCATCTTTCACAGAGTATAAATCGTTCATAATGGTGAACATCTTCGagatgattttttaattgttatttCGCCGACTAAACGCCCTCCGGCATTAGCGCGAGCCTGACTTGCGTGTTCAATTAATCATTTTGCATTCAATATTTTCCCACACTTTGTTTTGGATGTTTTTTTCTGGCCGTCCGCCCGCTCTAATGATCATGTTGGAACGGCGCAGCTCTTGAAACtatgagaaaatttagaaatgacTTTCAACTAATTATCTCCCTTTTTTCTCTCAACTTCCCATCTTCCAGATTATGCTGACGACTGCCTCGCAGTACCTGTTCTCCGCCCTGGATGGTCGGGTGTACTTCAGCGAAATTTCCGTGATTCTCCCGGCGCGATGGCCAAACTCCTGCATACCGTACAACCAAACCCGAACGTCAGCCAGCGGAGAGCGGTCGGATGTGACAATTCGGTCGCACACCACCAAGACGGAGGCTCTCATCTGGACCGAACAGTTTGCTGGCTGCGGGGAGCCCGGTGATCAGATATACATCGACACCGAGGTGCTCGGGCGCGACACCATCGGACGAGAGTTAGTCCGCGAGTGGGCCAAATATAGGTACGGAGTGTTCGACGAAATCGGCTACGACAAGGATCCGGTTTACCCCCGGTGCTACATCAATGACGAGCACGAGGTAAAGCTGACTGGCTGTTCGGATGCGCCCGTCAACGATCAGGGTCTATGCGGCAGCCCAACATCGGCCCCACTGCCGTACAACATTAGCGACATCTTGGATAGAAACGCCCGCACTAGCATCATGTTCGCAGCGGAGGCTCCAAGCGTGGCCATGTTCTGCGACGAAGGAACCCACAATCGGTACGCGCCTTCCAAGCACAACCAGATGTGCGACCGGCGCAGCACCCTGGATGTGATCCTCAAACATCCGGATTTTGCAAGCGAAAATCCAATCACGGTAAATCCGACTGTGATCGTCAACACCGCCCCAAAATTCAGCTATAAAACCCGTAAATCTACCCGCTACGTGATCATCATCGACGAAACGCTCGACATGCAGCTCCGCGAGAGCTGGAGTTTCCTGCGCAGTGCCATCCGAAAATGGGTCGTCTACGATCTGCCGGGCAACACTGAGGTCGGCATGGTACTCGCCAACGACACGGCCACCGAAAAGATGCTCCAAATATCACCTCTCCACGTTCAGGAAAACAAAGACCTTGTGGCGTCGTTCATCCCGTACTCACCGAGCGATTCCCGGCAGCCCGCTTGTTTAACCTGTGCCATATCGGACGCCATCAGTATGCTCAATGAACGCAGCCGACTCAATGGTCCGGCTAATTCGGTCATTCTGGTTGTCGCCCCCGGAATGGACTACTCCATCGACCACAAATCCCTCACAAATGCGGCTCGGGCGTCCAAAATACGGATCACCACCATCAACTATCCGAATGTGATCCGTCGGCAGCCGTTGGATGCCCTTGCGCACGGAACCGGTGGCTCGGCTTTCTCGGTTTTCGAGTGTAAATACAACGGAGAGAAAACCTACCTCACCACGTACTTCGAGCTGACGAACGTCCTGTTCAACATCGGTAAGCTGTACTACGAGGGTAGCACCAACGATCTTCCGGTCGAAATCTACCGCAAAGAGCTGGTCGATGTGATTGACGACTCGAACCAGATCTCCAAGCGAACGAGCCGCACAGTTACCGGCAGTTTCATGCTCGACTCATTCATGGGACCGCCGGCGTACTTCTTCGTGTACATTCACAATTCCGAAAACCCACTGATTACGAACCTGAAACTTACCAGCCCCAGCGGAAATGTTTACACGTCGCGAAGCGATGCCCGTTCGGTGGTCAAACAGCTGATGATTTCCGCTGTACTCAACGAAACCGGCACTTGGACCTACACTATCGATCGCTTCAACGGGAATCCTCAGCCGCACTATGTGCAGGTGATCGCCACGCCCCGATCGAAGTACGCTCCGGTCGTGCAGGCGCGCTCCTGGATTCACCAGAGCAAAGCCGGTGGACCTCCGATCATCTATGCCGAGGTTAGGAAGGGTGACTTGCCCGTTCAGTCAGCTCTGGTGGAGGTTATGGTGACCCGACCGGACAAGGTTTGCCTGGCGGGTAGCGGTATGGCCAACGAGTGCCACGAGAAACTCAAGCTACTGGATACGGGTGCTGGTGATCCGGACATCACCAAAGGGGATGGTGTTTATTCGAGATATTTCAATGCCGAGGAGTTTGGTGGCGCCGGTGCGTACCAGTTCGAGGTGACCGTGAGCGATAACGGCAATACGGCATATTCCCTGTCGGAGAGTGCAACCTATGGAGGTGAGTCATTTGTTTCTTTGCTCAAATAATGTTCGCTTTCAGAGGTTCAAGGCTAAATCGAGTATCGAGATTTGTCACTGTCCCAACGATAGGGTCTCTTTCTTGGGAATTCCAAAAATACGCTTTCAagttaaaaaattatatatttgacgaaattcgACTTTCACACACGTATTCCTCTGGATGGTTTCTGTCATTCTATTGATAGGTCCGaatctaatggcgggtttacattagggagatctatagctatagatggatttattcatcagaaaatagatgtaaacgggtgagtaTATAtatgatactagctgacccggcaaacttcgtcccgcccaaaatttgtttttttgttatcaacaccttcaaacattcacgttttcttattatgaacaagttaatgggtccaatcgcagaactgttcattgattgatcttctaatcgaccccgttgaatttaccttttactacaaaATTTTTAGTAATTCTAACAAAactgatcattataatatcagattattttcagacacaattctcgttcaagatttttcaaccacttgcaaataacatgtttctccgttacccGTTACCCGTGCCCGTAAaaacttcacatgccaaatttggctccatttgcttcattaattttcgagttatgcagaaacttgtgtttcatttgtatgacagcccacccttagagagcgggaggagtgtctaaccaccatagaaacatttattgcatcctaaaacctccacatgccaaatttggtttcgtttgattgattaaatctcgaataattcagaaatttgtgtttcatttgtatggcagccagaataaatagaataaattcaggcatatgtaaacgctggtgaaagggggtcttcgtagccacttggttacgcgttcgcttactaagtgatcgattgtgagttcaaactcagggccctcaattgaccatctttgtgttattatagaataactacgtccacgtaatcatcatcagcgatggagatcgatccacggtcgaaataagatcgattcatccatacaactgctctgctctgcaaaaaacatcgggctgctgttctataaataacccaacaatgatcaatatcaactgtctccgctgtccggtctgctgaacaatggaagttagagttagttgtatttttttcaaagaaaacatgaaaaagttgttcgaaaaactttttccctgtaaaagtgcccatcttccgatgtatggacgacttgttgaaaattgtaagggctatttatatatatattttttggaatttaaaaaaatacgtttttgcgaaaaatgaattttaatttttaaaataacttttttgtcagcgaaatttttttccaagagaatttttggtatttttttgtgaaagtttaaacaatttcctacatttcattcattgacaagaattttgtaggtatcatagttttaaaattataattttttgtaaaaaattaaggaaaaaaaattgtctttccaaaaagtagtctaattctttttcaaatatttcaagtatgcaaagttgcttaaatgacccatttctttacacctacaacgtttcactactatctgggatggtgctgtcaactcctaagacgagttggcatgcaaTTCGTCTACTAgtaaaaatgacacaagtaatactacgttgagacggcgaagttcctctaggaacattagtgccatttaagaagaagaagaaactacGCTCTCAAacttgaaaattatatattttacgaAATTCGGCTTTCACACACGTATGACTCTGGATGCTCTCGGTCGTTCTAGTGATAGACCCGAATTAACTCATCTGTGCTGTATTCATAATTTATCTGCCTAATTTTGTTTGTGAGTTTGGGTACTGGACAGAATAATTGTTATAATCAGGGATGGTCAGTTTGAGTCATATTTGGTTTTCATCGAGGCTTAACAACGTGTTGTAAAaatgcaaacaaaaacaaacaaatcgaaatAACGCTTGTGTTTTTATCTCTTTAATTTCAGTGAGCAAATCTCAACCTGCCCGATGCTGCGGAAGCTCTATTCCCATCCCACTGAAACAGCCGCTTACTCCCTTCCAACGAACTCTACAGCCAATGACGGTTTTTGTGACGCAGGAACAGCTGAACGATGGAAATCGTCGCCTGGTTGGACGCATCAGCGATCTCAGCGCAGACGTCGAAGGTATGAAGGTGCGTCTGAGCTGGACATCGCCCGATATGGGAGGAAAAACTGTCGCACGGTACGAGGTGAAGTACGCTACCACAATTAAGGACATTGTGGATAATTTTGACACGGCCGCGGTACTTTGGCATCACGACAACCCGCTGACATACGCCATTGGCGACGGAAGTACCTTTACGATGAACATCACGCGTGAACCGCACCTAATCGGGCAAATTCTATACTTCGCTGTCAGACCCTACTCGAAGCTAACCAAAGACGCCGAACCGGGACCAATTTCCAACTACGTTCGTGTGTTTGTTCCGAAACCGAAACCGACCACGTTGTATCCTCCGTCGAGCAGCAGTGGGACGGAAAGTTACGACTCAATATGGTCCTCGTACGATGGCATCAATAAGCATCAGGACGATGGGATGGATATCATACCCAGAATCGCCAAAACCATGGATCTTGGACTGGAGCTGCTGCTACCGATAATCGCTGGAATTATTCTGTTGCTAGCGCTCATCCTGGTATACTGCTACTTCTGCGTAATAAAGAAACGTCACGACAGCCATGATGACGAGCAGAAGAAACCGATCAAGTCTTTCAAGAGCGACAACAAGCTGTCCTCGAGCCATAGTGTAATTGTGACTGCAACCGGGAATGCGTCCTCTCCGTCGTCCAACTCAACGACATCCTCTTCGTCCTCACCGAATCATGTCAGCCAAACGCCACAGCAAATTCCCTCCTCGGTATCGTACGATATGAACCTAGGTGATCACCAAACCGTTGGTATACCAACCATCTACAACATCGATGACGACATGATGGTATCGAAGAAACGTTACAGCACCATGGGTCCGACCCATCCAATGGAGCAACAATTGATTGAGGAACTTAAACAGCAGCAACACATAATCGATTCTCAATCCTTCATAGTTCCGACGAATAACAACAACTGCGCGGTTAGCATCATATCCTCCACTTCCAACAACACTACCCTCACGAGAACCTACAACCCCAATCCCATGGTTCCGGGCGGTCGTACTCTCAGCCCCTACGAGTCGTGGTCCGCCACTCAATTGCTCCAAGAGCACGAACAGCACCATCACCATCCGCATCACCATCAGGCTACACTATTGGACGACTTGGTGGATAACAACGTCCCACAGCAGTACTACGGAACGCAGCCTCACTCCCAGCATGACCAGATGTCGCTTCTGAATAACAACCATATCACCGAGAGTACCCCGCCCGTTCCTCCCCTACCAATATACACGACGACCCACAGCGGAAACAACACATCCTACGTGTACGGCCATCAAACCACCGCCGGACAATCCAACCACGGGTCAGCCAATTCCGTCAACGGCGGAATCGGGAGTGCCGTACAGAATGGTGGTATCGGAACCGGAACCGACACTAAAAAACGGCGAAACGTTACGATGGTCTAAGCGTCCGCTTGAGCAAAAGTGATATATTCTTTATGTTTTGTTGTCCAAGAGTTTAGGTTTTTTAACAGTTAAATTTCGccaaacttttttccttgcatCCTGCGCCCGACAAATGTGTACATTATACATTAGCGTCGAATCGGCGCACGGCGGCGCGGTGCGGTTCCGAATCGGATTTCAGTTCAAATCGTTTGCGTTTCATTCAATCGAACTAGTCAAATTGGATACGTTTTAAATTTAGATACGACCTTACGATGATTTCGTTGAGTTCAAAGTACTTCCTAAGCAAAGAGGCGGCCAGCATTTTGTCgagttttattttgttgttttagtTTAGTGCTCGGCAATCGAACTATATAAACCAACTTCGATAGATAGCATAATAAGTGAGAGAGAGATATGATAAAATACGAGCGAAGGCATTTACAAATATACTTATATTTTAGTCCTAAGGAGACCCAAGACAAGTGTCAGTAGTAGCATTTAAGGGTATGTATTATAAACCATCTGAACGCACGGTGTTTCATAGCAAGCAAACAAACTAATAGACATTAGCATAAACCAAGAGACACAACAAACGACTAAGAGAAGAAACCAATCAATTATCCTAAAACTAATACGAAATGTGGCATTACATATTTATTATAACGTTAAGAGTGCGACAACTATGGGATTTCGTTTATCCCACCAATGGATTCGAGCTTAAAGCGGTAGGAATGTCTGAGAAACATTCGTGTTGAGTCAATTGATCAGGCTCCCCTTTGAATGAGAAGTAACTTTTCAGTAACGTGTCGAAAATAAAGAACAATAAGTTTAAGGCTGAAGTGACCATttcatttagatttttttttaaaacctcggTTGTTCGGTCATACCAATCGAATGTGTGCTCCAATGGAGGAAGCATCATAGTTTGACACATATCTTTTCGAAAACTACAAAAATCTCATTAGAGAGTAAgtttcatttttttgtaaatatattttaaatcaataaataaattaaatcaatCAAAACACCACCCACATTTATTCACTCCTATATGTCTTCAATGTATGACTCTAATACACCAATTAAGATTATGGACGAGAAACGTGACAAATGAAGAAAGGCAGTTCGGGCGAATTACATCGGAAATACCGGGAGTCGAAGAGATGAAGCGTTATTTGATAAGTGGTCGGTGTTAAGCCataccggaccatgtgacatttttatgatttcgagtaaaACGAACTTGAGGTTTAGTGCACTGCAATttttaaagcatttaattttttcgttcaatattgttctcagaaatgttagctactctctaGCCATACTTTGACGCATGATATTTGTAAAAAACACCAAGTATCTTGACCAGTGGTGGCCAACCTGCGGCTCTCCAGTCTTGTTCAAGCGGCCCGCAGCctgattcgaaaaaaaattatatgagcgAAATTAAGAATATAGCTGAAAATTCTTGcatacaattgaataaaaataactttgtgagTAAGTCATGTCAATCGTGTGTATCCAAGCTGATCATTTTCAGTtttcttttccgttttttttccaTGCTGACAATTGTTCTTGTTAGTACTCAAAGgactttttcacatttttgGTTCTGTTCTGTTCACACTCGCATAAATGCATGCAAGTAACGGCAGTACAACCGGGTTTTTATGTTGTtagttactcggttgcgagtaaacgtcaaacgatccgaagaattatgaacgtacccataccatgaaatttaacatttgatttgtatgtatggggtaAACGGGGTAAAATGATTTGTTTGAAAGtcgacaaactcaagttcaaacaacaaatgggaaattttcattttacccattTTCTGACATTGAGAATTTGTACAATAACTAGGAAAAATGTTGATACACTCCAGTCGATTAATGCTGTTTTTTTCTCGCCGATTTTGGTACTTCAAAGCACATGAAAGaattctccaattttttctACCCCATTCAGTTTCGATGATGTACATACCGCTGAAAAAACATGCAGATGGAACTCAGTGTGATTTAGACTTGCGAGACTAATTTGAAAACCATGATGTACTGATTTTTTCAGAAGCGCGATTTCCAGAACTAATAAAAACATACATTTGTTCGTTAGCAATTGCTTCTGTTATGAAAGAAGTGAAATCAAAGTCAAGGAACAGAATCACTGATAGTCAGTCACTATTAGTGACTATCTCTCACATTCAAGCTGATTTAGATAAAATGGCTCAAGAAAAGTAGTTCGAGTGAAATCGGAACGGTGTTGGAGTATGTTTGTATTTAAgaattttctatatattttttatctcatttatttatttattaggctcattagcattttagctgtaacagagccgggttttaatcgtgtacatgtacatatgtttatgtttctataaattgtaaattacacagtagttagtagtagccatttaggcgttaagttttctgttccattacattatggtaaattacacagtagtagccatttaggcgtaagggtattctttctgttcatccattgttcagcagaccggacagcggagacagttgatattgatcattgttgggctatttatagaacatcagcccgatgtttcttgcagagcagagcagttgtatggatgaatcgaactttgttccaccgtggatcgatatccatcgctgatgatggttgcgtggacgtagttattctataacaacacaaagatggtcaattgagggccctgagtttgaactcacgatcgatcgcttggtaagcgaacgcgtaaccaagtggctacgaagaccccctaattttctatattgaaacgaacaaaaatagttgtagaattttttttattattgaaaGAACGTCCAATTTAATCTTGATACCGTAATCACATTATCAAGTATACTCTCAGCAAAGGAATTTGGAGCGAAGAAAAATGGTAACACTGCAGTCTAGTAATTCGATGTTCCCCTTTACACTCACTGAGTTTCGTGGTCCTATCAGTACTTGTTCGGTTTCCTAGCAAACAATAAAATTCGGTCTGTACGAAAGGCGTGTGGTAATTGTCACGTTATTTAAGTGCGGGAAAACGTCAAAACAGATCTACGAGCTGCTCAAATCGTTTTAtatcaatgaacgattcgtgttcCGTACACTCCAACAGTACAAAGAAACAGCTGATTTGGGTAATAAGCCCAAAAAGGGACGTCCGAGGTCTGAGATCCGAGGCTGCACAATGTTATCTATGTTGTTCGTGAACGCGTTCAGCGCAATCCTCTTCGGAAACGTTCATCTGTCGAAATGAATTGGATAAATTAATTGGTGCGTACATCGATGTGCTATCGAACGGTTAAAAAACGAGACTAGCAACAAAAAATACCGAACTTCATCTCCGCAAATGATTGGCCATTTGCCAATCCATCGGAATATTCACAGTTCTCATTGGAATTACCAATCGCCAAAGAATTCTATCGAGAAGCTGCATCGATTAACGATTGGCCTTACCGTTTCCGACTCTGCGTGAAGAAGAGATGGTCgaataattttgccaaaaattttaattctggATACTTTTATATCTCCAATAAATGTTATGGATTTTTATACCATTTTGTTCTCGAATTATGAATTTTACAGGCATAAAACTGAATGCTTTCTAATAGGAAATAAaaattgagtcaaaaaaaatgcCAGTTGAATACGTTTATTTAACATTTCATTAGGAACAGTagcaagaaaaaaatcattgcggcccgcggctataatgaaaattttaatgcGGCCCGCACCATGTCTATACTTGGCCACCTCTG
Protein-coding sequences here:
- the LOC129767893 gene encoding calcium-activated chloride channel regulator 1-like isoform X1; translation: MTRIFIIPVLVLLAMLAMPSPTAGSYSSSVYMDKSAYKNIVVEIRDGVPVENCQTVLHNLEIMLTTASQYLFSALDGRVYFSEISVILPARWPNSCIPYNQTRTSASGERSDVTIRSHTTKTEALIWTEQFAGCGEPGDQIYIDTEVLGRDTIGRELVREWAKYRYGVFDEIGYDKDPVYPRCYINDEHEVKLTGCSDAPVNDQGLCGSPTSAPLPYNISDILDRNARTSIMFAAEAPSVAMFCDEGTHNRYAPSKHNQMCDRRSTLDVILKHPDFASENPITVNPTVIVNTAPKFSYKTRKSTRYVIIIDETLDMQLRESWSFLRSAIRKWVVYDLPGNTEVGMVLANDTATEKMLQISPLHVQENKDLVASFIPYSPSDSRQPACLTCAISDAISMLNERSRLNGPANSVILVVAPGMDYSIDHKSLTNAARASKIRITTINYPNVIRRQPLDALAHGTGGSAFSVFECKYNGEKTYLTTYFELTNVLFNIGKLYYEGSTNDLPVEIYRKELVDVIDDSNQISKRTSRTVTGSFMLDSFMGPPAYFFVYIHNSENPLITNLKLTSPSGNVYTSRSDARSVVKQLMISAVLNETGTWTYTIDRFNGNPQPHYVQVIATPRSKYAPVVQARSWIHQSKAGGPPIIYAEVRKGDLPVQSALVEVMVTRPDKVCLAGSGMANECHEKLKLLDTGAGDPDITKGDGVYSRYFNAEEFGGAGAYQFEVTVSDNGNTAYSLSESATYGVSKSQPARCCGSSIPIPLKQPLTPFQRTLQPMTVFVTQEQLNDGNRRLVGRISDLSADVEGMKVRLSWTSPDMGGKTVARYEVKYATTIKDIVDNFDTAAVLWHHDNPLTYAIGDGSTFTMNITREPHLIGQILYFAVRPYSKLTKDAEPGPISNYVRVFVPKPKPTTLYPPSSSSGTESYDSIWSSYDGINKHQDDGMDIIPRIAKTMDLGLELLLPIIAGIILLLALILVYCYFCVIKKRHDSHDDEQKKPIKSFKSDNKLSSSHSVIVTATGNASSPSSNSTTSSSSSPNHVSQTPQQIPSSVSYDMNLGDHQTVGIPTIYNIDDDMMVSKKRYSTMGPTHPMEQQLIEELKQQQHIIDSQSFIVPTNNNNCAVSIISSTSNNTTLTRTYNPNPMVPGGRTLSPYESWSATQLLQEHEQHHHHPHHHQATLLDDLVDNNVPQQYYGTQPHSQHDQMSLLNNNHITESTPPVPPLPIYTTTHSGNNTSYVYGHQTTAGQSNHGSANSVNGGIGSAVQNGGIGTGTDTKKRRNVTMV
- the LOC129767893 gene encoding calcium-activated chloride channel regulator 1-like isoform X2; the protein is MLTTASQYLFSALDGRVYFSEISVILPARWPNSCIPYNQTRTSASGERSDVTIRSHTTKTEALIWTEQFAGCGEPGDQIYIDTEVLGRDTIGRELVREWAKYRYGVFDEIGYDKDPVYPRCYINDEHEVKLTGCSDAPVNDQGLCGSPTSAPLPYNISDILDRNARTSIMFAAEAPSVAMFCDEGTHNRYAPSKHNQMCDRRSTLDVILKHPDFASENPITVNPTVIVNTAPKFSYKTRKSTRYVIIIDETLDMQLRESWSFLRSAIRKWVVYDLPGNTEVGMVLANDTATEKMLQISPLHVQENKDLVASFIPYSPSDSRQPACLTCAISDAISMLNERSRLNGPANSVILVVAPGMDYSIDHKSLTNAARASKIRITTINYPNVIRRQPLDALAHGTGGSAFSVFECKYNGEKTYLTTYFELTNVLFNIGKLYYEGSTNDLPVEIYRKELVDVIDDSNQISKRTSRTVTGSFMLDSFMGPPAYFFVYIHNSENPLITNLKLTSPSGNVYTSRSDARSVVKQLMISAVLNETGTWTYTIDRFNGNPQPHYVQVIATPRSKYAPVVQARSWIHQSKAGGPPIIYAEVRKGDLPVQSALVEVMVTRPDKVCLAGSGMANECHEKLKLLDTGAGDPDITKGDGVYSRYFNAEEFGGAGAYQFEVTVSDNGNTAYSLSESATYGVSKSQPARCCGSSIPIPLKQPLTPFQRTLQPMTVFVTQEQLNDGNRRLVGRISDLSADVEGMKVRLSWTSPDMGGKTVARYEVKYATTIKDIVDNFDTAAVLWHHDNPLTYAIGDGSTFTMNITREPHLIGQILYFAVRPYSKLTKDAEPGPISNYVRVFVPKPKPTTLYPPSSSSGTESYDSIWSSYDGINKHQDDGMDIIPRIAKTMDLGLELLLPIIAGIILLLALILVYCYFCVIKKRHDSHDDEQKKPIKSFKSDNKLSSSHSVIVTATGNASSPSSNSTTSSSSSPNHVSQTPQQIPSSVSYDMNLGDHQTVGIPTIYNIDDDMMVSKKRYSTMGPTHPMEQQLIEELKQQQHIIDSQSFIVPTNNNNCAVSIISSTSNNTTLTRTYNPNPMVPGGRTLSPYESWSATQLLQEHEQHHHHPHHHQATLLDDLVDNNVPQQYYGTQPHSQHDQMSLLNNNHITESTPPVPPLPIYTTTHSGNNTSYVYGHQTTAGQSNHGSANSVNGGIGSAVQNGGIGTGTDTKKRRNVTMV